In a genomic window of Branchiostoma floridae strain S238N-H82 chromosome 19, Bfl_VNyyK, whole genome shotgun sequence:
- the LOC118406960 gene encoding facilitator of iron transport 3-like: MRTFLVAILLFAFAYETALAQTTAAATTAAAGTAAATTAAAATTAAATTQSGATIVAHAVEMLLMPFLLAVLAYFR; this comes from the exons ATGAGGACCTTCCTGGTAGCAATTCTTCTGTTTGCCTTCGCTTACG AAACCGCCCTGGCCCAGACCACGGCCGCCGCCACCACCGCGGCCGCCGGTACGGCTGCAGCGACCACGGCAGCAGCAGCCACCACCGCGGCCGCCACCACGCAGTCCGGAGCCACCATCGTCGCCCACGCCGTCGAGATGCTCCTCATGCCATTCCTCCTGGCAGTACTAGCCTACTTCCGCTAG
- the LOC118406959 gene encoding mammalian ependymin-related protein 1-like: protein MITGGQCYTNPWPYSMPRCIPDNATAIATFEMGGPDGLVVEQYDLGNFLPGFNGYMQFTMPDCLPVSQTQYYDSYVTIFGFTNITEGIRDPSVFDIPSPPCPRDMDNAVEPLLFGHVQP from the exons ATGATTACTGGAGGACAATGCTACACCAATCCCTGGCCATATTCCATGCCGAGATGCATACCAG ATAACGCCACCGCGATTGCAACATTCGAGATGGGTGGACCGGACGGACTCGTGGTGGAACAGTACGACCTGGGCAATTTCCTTCCTGGCTTTAACGGGTATATGCAGTTTACCATGCCCGACTGTCTACCTGTTTCACAGACACAGTACTATG ATTCGTATGTGACCATTTTTGGGTTTACCAACATCACTGAAGGCATCAGGGACCCCTCCGTGTTCGACATACCCAGTCCCCCATGTCCCAGGGACATGGACAACGCCGTG GAACCACTACTGTTCGGACATGTTCAACCCTGA
- the LOC118406856 gene encoding uncharacterized protein LOC118406856: protein MVNCGHAYVIAVVMATLVKTGKGIECLQCFATSLPSSSEDVDRCRNLTNPAEAQPCTDGQAKYCYVQEKIIADRTTQFTRGCSRTQVGAGCREMEEPIEGTDCTVYCHDFPGCNNATSRAVALQANARSNVKLFAVVSLSCLSMKLCM, encoded by the exons ATG GTGAACTGTGGACACGCTTACGTCATagccgtcgtcatggcaacgttAG TAAAGACAGGGAAGGGAATTGAGTGCCTTCAGTGCTTTGCCACTTCTCTGCCTTCCTCGTCCGAAGATGTCGATCGTTGCCGAAACCTCACAAACCCGGCCGAAGCTCAGCCGTGCACTGACGGACAAGCCAAATACTGTTATGTGCAAGAGAAGATAATAG CTGACAGAACTACGCAGTTCACGAGAGGCTGCTCTCGTACCCAGGTTGGTGCGGGATGCCGCGAAATGGAGGAGCCAATCGAAGGGACGGATTGTACCGTTTACTGTCACGACTTTCCGGGCTGCAATAATGCAACAAGCCGCGCGGTGGCGCTTCAGGCTAATGCAAGAAGCAACGTCAAACTCTTTGCAGTCGTGTCGCTAAGCTGTTTATCAATGAAACTTTGCATGTAA